The following is a genomic window from Bordetella petrii.
CGTTCGCCCTGGCCGGCGCCCTGGCCGCCTGCGGTGATCCCGCCCCCAGCTTCAAGGGCAATGACATCAGCGGCACCCAGTTGGGCAAGGGTCTGGCCCTTACCGACCACAACGGCCAGGCGCGCACCCTGCAAGACTTTGCCGGCAAGGTCACGGTGGTTTTCTTCGGCTTCACCCAGTGCCCAGACGTGTGCCCCACCTCGCTGGCCGAACTCTCGCAGGTCATGGAAAAACTCGGCCCGGATGCCGACCGTGTGCAGGTACTAATGATCACGGTCGACCCCGAGCGCGATACGGCCGAAATTCTCAAGCAATATGTAACGACGTTCGATCCACGCTTCCTGGGCCTGACCGGCACTGCCGAACAGATCAAGCAGGCGGCCGCCTCGTTCAAGGCCTACTACGCCAAGGTGCCCACCGAGAACGGCAAGAACTACACCATGGATCACACCGCGGCGTTCTACCTGCTCGACGGCAAGGGCGATTCGCGCGTGCTGGCCAACAACACCATTGGCGTCGACGCCCTGGCCCACGACATCAAGGCCCTGCTGGGGTCGTAGCGTATGCGGCAGGCCCCTTGGCCCTCCGGCCAGGTGTCTGACTCCGAAGGTGTCAGACACCGTACGGTGGAAACAGCAGCCGCCCACCTCGGTGTCTGACACCTTCGAAGTCAGACACCTGGCGCTGCGCCCGCGTGGCTGTGCGCCCACCTGGCGCTGCACCCTCCTGGGCCTGTTCTGCTATTTGGCCCCGTGGGCGGCGCGCCAGCCCCGGTACGCCGCCAAGGCGGCCGGGCTGAGTTCGGCCGGGGCGATTTCGCGCCGGTGGCCGATGATCATCAGCGCGTATGGCGTGGCCAGGGCAGCCGCCTCTGCGCACAGCCGCGATTCTTCACCTTGCGACGGCAGGCGGTTGCGCCAATAATTAATGGCCTGTTCGAGCTCGGGCAGGGGAATCGGCTTGTCCATGCGGACATTGTCCCAGAACCCGGCCCGATCGTCCGGACAGGTCTTGCAAAGGGTCACTATCGCAACACGCCGATACTGCGGCCAGATGCTATACAACGGGCCGTACTGTCGATGGAGAACCATCATGAATACTCCCGTACCCGGCCAGAATGCGCGCCGTGGCCTGCACCCCCTGGTGGCGACCGCCGCGGTGTCAGTCATCCTGCTGTGCGCGGTGGCGGTGGCGGCCCTGGTGGGGTGGCTGCCCACCCCGTGGGCCGAATCCTCCGGCGAGACGCCCGTGCACGAAGCCCAGGCCCAGGCCGAACAGCAGGCTGGGCAGGCCCAGCCCCCGGCACCCGAAGCGCCGGCCAAGGTCGCCGCCGGGCCTCAAGCCGCTGCCCGGCCCGCTGCCAAACCCGCTCCCAAGCCGGCCGCCTGCGCCGATTGCGGCGTGGTCGAGACCGTCCGCCAGGTCCAGGTGCCGGCGCAGAACAATGGCTATAACGTCGTGGGCACGGTAGCCGGTGGCGTGGTGGGTGGCGTGGTCGGCCACCAGTTCGGCGGCGGCCACGGCAAAGACGCGCTGACCGTGCTGGGCGCCGTGGGCGGCGCTTTGGCAGGCCATGAAATCGAGCGTAATATCAGGCAGCAACAGACTGTGACGCACTACGAGATGATCGTGCGCATGGACAACGGCACCACCCGCAGCTTCAAGAGCTCGCAACCGTTTGCCTATGCGTCGGGCGATCACGTGCGGGTCGAAAACGGCCAAGTGCTGCCGCGCTAGGCATACGCCGCGCGTTCTTGGAGACTGAATGTCCGATCCCAACACCAACCCGTTCGTGCTGCCCGGCCTGGGGCAGGGCGGCGACCTTGCTGGCAATCCGTTGCTGGCCAGCATGGAAATGATGCGCAAGGCCTGGGCGGGCCTGGCGGGTCCGGGCGGCCTGGCGCAGACATTGCCCATGGCCGCGCCCATGAACCTCGAAGACCTCGAGCGCCGCATCGCCGACCTGCGCACGGTCGAGAACTGGCTGCGCATGAACCTGTCAATGCTGACCAGCACCATCCAGGGGCTGGAAGTACAGCGCGCCACCATTGCCACCCTGCGTTCCTTCGTGGGCGGCGCCGCCGCGGGCGGCGAAGCCTCACCCCTGGAGGAGGTCCTGGGCCTGAAGCCGGCCGCCGCGGCCGCGTCGCCCTCCGTGCCACCCGTCAGCGAACCTGCCAACGAACCCGCCCGCGAGCCGGGCAGCCCCGACGCCAGCGCCGCCGACCAGATCAACCAGGCCGCGCAATCGGCCTCGCAGGCATGGTGGAACCTGCTGCAGCAGCAATTCAACCAGCTGGCCACGGCTACTGCGGCCAGCATGCCCGACGCCGCGGCGCCAGGCGCCACGGCGTCCTCGGCGGCAAGCTCGGCCGCGCCTGCCAACGCCGCCCCGCGCAAGCGCGCACCCCGCAAAACGGCCGCCAAGCGCGCGCCGGCATCACGCAAGTCATAAACTTCCGCTTCAATCGTGCGGCGGGCATTTGCCCGTCGTCTTACGCCGCTTTCAACTCTATGCTCAATGTCGTAATTCTCGCCGCCGGACTAGGCAAACGCATGCAGTCCGATCTTCCCAAAGTGCTGCACTCCCTGGCTGGCAAGCCCATGCTCGAGCATGTGCTTGACAGCGCCAGCCAGCTCGAGCCCGGCCGTATCGTGGTCGTGGTGGGCCACGGCGCCGACCGCGTGCGCGGCGCCTACGAGGGCCGCGCCGGCCTCAGTTTCGCGCTGCAGCAGCCGCAGCAGGGCACCGGCCATGCCGTGCAGCAGGCCGTGCCCCTGCTGCAAGAAGACGGCAAGGACGACGTCACCCTGGTGCTGTACGGCGACGTGCCGCTGGTGCAGCCCGATACGCTGCGCCGGTTGCTGCAGGCGCGCGGCCAGGGCGCCGCCGTGCTCACCGAACTGCTCGACGACGCCACCGGCTATGGCCGCATCGTGCGCAACGAGCAGGGCCAGGTGCAGCGCATTGTCGAACACAAAGACGCCAGCGAGGCCGAGCGCGCCATCCGCGAAGTCAATACCGGCATCCTGGCCGCGCCCACCGGGCGGCTTAAAGACTGGCTGAGCCGTATCGACAACAACAATGCCCAGGGCGAGTACTACCTGACCGACGTGGTGGGCCTGGCCGTTGCCGATGGCGTGCCCGTTGGCGCGGCGCAGCCCTCGGCCGGCTGGGAAACCCTGGGCGTGAACAGCCGCGTGCAACAGGCCGAGCTCGAGCGCCGCTGGCAGCAGGAACAGGCGCGCCGCCAGCTCGAGGCCGGCGTCACGCTGGCCGACCCCGCGCGCTTCGACGTGCGAGGCACGCTGACCTGCGGGCGCGATGTGTTCATCGACGTGGGTTGCGTTTTCGAAGGCAAGGTCGAGCTCGCGGATGGCGTGCGCGTGGGCCCGCATTGCGTGCTGCGCGATGTATCGGTTGGCGCCGGCACCCACATCGACGCCTACAGCCATGTACAGCAGGCAACGGTGGGCCGCGACGCGCGCATCGGCCCGTATGCCCGCCTGCGGCCAGGCGCCAGCCTGGGCGACCGCACCCACGTCGGCAACTTCGTCGAAATCAAGAACAGCGTGCTGGATGCGGACAGCAAGGCCAACCACCTGGCCTACATAGGCGATGCCGACATTGGCGCACGCGTCAATGTGGGCGCGGGCACCATTACCTGCAACTACGATGGCGCCAACAAGCACCGCACCATTATCGAAGACGACGCCTTCATCGGCTCGGACACGCAACTGGTCGCGCCGGTGCGGGTCGGCCGCGGCGCCACCCTGGGCGCGGGCACCACGCTCACTCGCGATGCGCCGGCTGGCCAGCTGACCGTCTCGCGCGCGCGGCAGACCACGATCGAGGGCTGGCAGCGTCCCCAGAAGAAATCGTGAGCGCCGACCCAAAGGCCTCGTCAGCGGCTTGCGCCCGCCCGTCGCTGCCCGATGGCCTGCCCACGCCGCGCCGGTACTGGGCGGCGGCC
Proteins encoded in this region:
- a CDS encoding SCO family protein; protein product: MSAFSFSRRALLRGAAAFALAGALAACGDPAPSFKGNDISGTQLGKGLALTDHNGQARTLQDFAGKVTVVFFGFTQCPDVCPTSLAELSQVMEKLGPDADRVQVLMITVDPERDTAEILKQYVTTFDPRFLGLTGTAEQIKQAAASFKAYYAKVPTENGKNYTMDHTAAFYLLDGKGDSRVLANNTIGVDALAHDIKALLGS
- a CDS encoding DUF3717 domain-containing protein: MDKPIPLPELEQAINYWRNRLPSQGEESRLCAEAAALATPYALMIIGHRREIAPAELSPAALAAYRGWRAAHGAK
- a CDS encoding glycine zipper 2TM domain-containing protein, which gives rise to MNTPVPGQNARRGLHPLVATAAVSVILLCAVAVAALVGWLPTPWAESSGETPVHEAQAQAEQQAGQAQPPAPEAPAKVAAGPQAAARPAAKPAPKPAACADCGVVETVRQVQVPAQNNGYNVVGTVAGGVVGGVVGHQFGGGHGKDALTVLGAVGGALAGHEIERNIRQQQTVTHYEMIVRMDNGTTRSFKSSQPFAYASGDHVRVENGQVLPR
- a CDS encoding PhaM family polyhydroxyalkanoate granule multifunctional regulatory protein; this encodes MSDPNTNPFVLPGLGQGGDLAGNPLLASMEMMRKAWAGLAGPGGLAQTLPMAAPMNLEDLERRIADLRTVENWLRMNLSMLTSTIQGLEVQRATIATLRSFVGGAAAGGEASPLEEVLGLKPAAAAASPSVPPVSEPANEPAREPGSPDASAADQINQAAQSASQAWWNLLQQQFNQLATATAASMPDAAAPGATASSAASSAAPANAAPRKRAPRKTAAKRAPASRKS
- the glmU gene encoding bifunctional UDP-N-acetylglucosamine diphosphorylase/glucosamine-1-phosphate N-acetyltransferase GlmU — protein: MLNVVILAAGLGKRMQSDLPKVLHSLAGKPMLEHVLDSASQLEPGRIVVVVGHGADRVRGAYEGRAGLSFALQQPQQGTGHAVQQAVPLLQEDGKDDVTLVLYGDVPLVQPDTLRRLLQARGQGAAVLTELLDDATGYGRIVRNEQGQVQRIVEHKDASEAERAIREVNTGILAAPTGRLKDWLSRIDNNNAQGEYYLTDVVGLAVADGVPVGAAQPSAGWETLGVNSRVQQAELERRWQQEQARRQLEAGVTLADPARFDVRGTLTCGRDVFIDVGCVFEGKVELADGVRVGPHCVLRDVSVGAGTHIDAYSHVQQATVGRDARIGPYARLRPGASLGDRTHVGNFVEIKNSVLDADSKANHLAYIGDADIGARVNVGAGTITCNYDGANKHRTIIEDDAFIGSDTQLVAPVRVGRGATLGAGTTLTRDAPAGQLTVSRARQTTIEGWQRPQKKS